In one Candidatus Equadaptatus faecalis genomic region, the following are encoded:
- the secE gene encoding preprotein translocase subunit SecE, whose amino-acid sequence MSALGFIKESRAEMKKVTWPTKRMLWYMTLVVVFVSLLVAAYLGLCDAFLTAVVTHIIK is encoded by the coding sequence ATGAGTGCCCTCGGCTTTATAAAAGAATCAAGAGCTGAAATGAAAAAGGTCACATGGCCGACGAAGCGCATGCTTTGGTATATGACACTGGTAGTCGTCTTTGTATCGCTTCTTGTAGCAGCCTATCTCGGTCTGTGCGACGCATTTCTTACGGCTGTTGTAACGCACATAATCAAGTAA
- the rplK gene encoding 50S ribosomal protein L11 — translation MAKKVIDQLKLQLPAGKATPAPPVGPALGQRGINIMEFVKAFNAKTANQPGMIIPTVITVYADRSFTFILKTPPASVLIKKAAKKDKGSAVPNKNKVGRITKAQVEEIAKIKMPDLNANDIEAAMRMVEGTARSMGIEVAR, via the coding sequence ATGGCAAAGAAAGTCATCGACCAGCTGAAGCTTCAGCTTCCTGCCGGCAAAGCCACACCGGCGCCGCCTGTAGGTCCTGCGCTTGGTCAGCGCGGTATCAACATTATGGAGTTTGTTAAAGCCTTTAACGCAAAGACTGCAAACCAGCCAGGAATGATTATTCCGACGGTTATCACGGTTTATGCGGACAGAAGCTTTACGTTTATCCTCAAAACTCCGCCTGCGAGCGTTCTTATCAAGAAAGCCGCAAAGAAAGACAAAGGTTCTGCAGTTCCCAACAAAAACAAGGTCGGCAGAATTACCAAAGCACAGGTTGAGGAAATCGCAAAAATTAAAATGCCTGACCTCAATGCGAACGATATCGAAGCAGCCATGAGAATGGTTGAAGGTACAGCCCGTTCAATGGGCATCGAAGTCGCAAGATAA
- the nusG gene encoding transcription termination/antitermination factor NusG, with amino-acid sequence MSDFYGNTNEHRWYIVQTYSGYEKKVVESLKERITKLEVGDRITDVRIPEQMKTYIKDGKTIQKKVKLFPSYLLVNMALDEQTWFCVRHTPGVSGFVGSGNHPIPLTPKEAEDILSKIAPEEKPKIEIKFSVGDMVQAKTGPFANMAGPVVSIDEDKAKIKYLVEIFGRETEAEADYADLERI; translated from the coding sequence ATGAGCGATTTTTACGGTAACACAAACGAGCATCGCTGGTATATAGTCCAGACCTATTCAGGATACGAAAAGAAAGTTGTCGAAAGCCTTAAGGAGCGTATTACAAAGCTTGAGGTCGGCGACAGGATTACTGATGTTCGTATTCCCGAACAGATGAAAACCTATATCAAGGACGGGAAAACAATACAGAAAAAGGTTAAACTTTTTCCGAGTTATCTTCTTGTCAATATGGCGCTTGACGAGCAGACGTGGTTCTGTGTCCGTCATACGCCCGGCGTTTCAGGTTTTGTAGGCTCCGGAAACCATCCCATTCCGCTTACTCCGAAGGAAGCCGAAGATATTTTGAGCAAAATTGCTCCGGAAGAGAAACCAAAAATTGAAATTAAGTTTTCCGTTGGTGATATGGTTCAGGCGAAAACGGGACCTTTTGCCAATATGGCAGGGCCTGTTGTCAGCATTGACGAGGATAAAGCAAAAATTAAGTATCTGGTGGAAATTTTCGGCCGCGAAACTGAGGCTGAGGCTGACTACGCCGATCTTGAGAGAATATAA
- a CDS encoding GIY-YIG nuclease family protein: protein MAETAYVYILRCSDGTLYTGWTNDLEKRLAAHNAGTASKYTRSKRPVEMLWHETCSSKAEALRREAEIKKFSRSEKLRLISQK from the coding sequence ATGGCTGAAACGGCATACGTCTACATATTGAGATGTTCGGACGGCACTCTCTATACAGGCTGGACAAACGACCTTGAAAAGCGTCTTGCCGCGCATAATGCGGGAACGGCGTCAAAATACACGCGCTCAAAACGCCCGGTCGAAATGCTGTGGCATGAGACGTGCAGCAGCAAAGCGGAAGCGCTCAGAAGGGAAGCAGAGATAAAAAAATTCTCCCGTTCTGAAAAATTAAGATTAATCTCCCAAAAATAA
- a CDS encoding TrkH family potassium uptake protein — translation MKYKIVVKFLSLIVGIISFAMIFPWLLAVRCGTKDAHAFLWSLLLCAACAWIAFFYTKDAPASDLKTREAFACVTLAWIVASVFGSLPFLFSGCCRTFTDAFFETMSGFSTTGATIFKAVEPLPRSILLWRAETQWLGGMGIVVLAIAVSSILGGSVNNLFKAESPGPVLQKTAPTINAMSKSLWNVYMAVTVICFVLLKLGGMSVLDAVCHSFSAVSTGGFSTKTAGIAYYSSPYIEYVLSAVMFVCGINFSLHLAAFSKRNLNSYKDAECIFYVKIVLCAIAAIIFFLMKDAGCKLFSSALRQAVFQVTSIITTTGFATADFDKWPPALVLVMFLLMLSGGCAGSTAGGIKCIRIKAVWQAVKVEIKKLVHPNAVIPVRMGEQAAENGFAASAAIFIVLYLLIFTAAAFIICACEHDVRTSVGSVAATLSNIGPGFGDVGPSGNFAGLSRLSKWVCSSCMLLGRLELYTVLVLLSKDEWVK, via the coding sequence ATGAAATATAAAATTGTAGTAAAATTTCTTTCCCTTATAGTCGGCATAATATCTTTTGCCATGATTTTCCCGTGGCTGCTGGCTGTACGCTGCGGCACAAAGGACGCCCACGCGTTTCTCTGGTCGCTGTTGCTCTGCGCTGCCTGCGCATGGATTGCGTTTTTCTATACAAAGGACGCGCCTGCCTCCGATCTTAAAACCCGCGAAGCCTTCGCCTGCGTAACTCTGGCATGGATAGTGGCTTCCGTCTTTGGCAGCCTTCCGTTTCTCTTCTCAGGCTGCTGCCGTACTTTCACTGATGCGTTTTTTGAAACCATGTCCGGATTCTCCACTACAGGCGCGACCATATTTAAAGCTGTGGAACCGCTTCCGAGAAGCATATTGTTATGGAGAGCAGAAACACAGTGGCTTGGAGGCATGGGAATAGTTGTGCTTGCGATAGCCGTTTCATCAATACTCGGAGGCAGCGTCAACAACCTTTTCAAAGCAGAATCTCCAGGTCCTGTTCTTCAAAAAACAGCGCCTACGATAAACGCAATGTCAAAAAGCCTGTGGAACGTCTATATGGCAGTAACCGTTATATGCTTCGTTCTGCTTAAACTTGGCGGAATGAGCGTGCTTGATGCCGTATGCCATTCCTTCTCAGCTGTTTCTACCGGCGGTTTCTCAACAAAAACCGCAGGCATTGCCTATTACTCTTCGCCGTATATCGAATACGTGCTGTCAGCAGTAATGTTTGTCTGCGGAATTAATTTCTCCCTGCACCTGGCGGCATTTTCCAAAAGAAACTTGAATTCCTATAAGGATGCCGAGTGTATTTTTTACGTTAAAATTGTTTTATGCGCGATAGCCGCCATTATATTTTTCCTTATGAAAGATGCCGGCTGCAAGCTTTTCTCCTCTGCTTTGAGACAGGCAGTATTCCAGGTAACAAGTATCATAACCACTACAGGTTTTGCAACGGCTGATTTTGACAAATGGCCGCCCGCGCTTGTGCTGGTTATGTTCCTGCTTATGCTTTCAGGCGGCTGTGCGGGTTCAACGGCAGGCGGTATAAAATGTATCCGTATCAAGGCTGTATGGCAGGCTGTTAAGGTTGAAATCAAAAAGCTTGTTCATCCTAATGCAGTCATTCCTGTAAGAATGGGAGAACAGGCCGCGGAAAACGGCTTTGCCGCATCGGCTGCAATTTTTATTGTGCTGTATCTGCTGATTTTTACTGCCGCGGCTTTTATAATCTGTGCCTGCGAGCATGATGTGCGAACATCTGTCGGCTCGGTTGCCGCAACTCTCAGCAATATAGGGCCAGGATTCGGCGATGTAGGACCTTCCGGCAATTTTGCCGGTCTCAGCCGGTTGTCAAAATGGGTTTGTTCCTCATGTATGCTGTTAGGACGTCTTGAACTTTACACCGTCCTTGTATTGTTAAGCAAAGACGAATGGGTAAAATAA
- a CDS encoding adenosylcobalamin-dependent ribonucleoside-diphosphate reductase, translated as MLYKPSFSKSAQDILKDRYYWKDSDGNPAETAEQMLLRIANHVAGAEKTETLRTKWADEYYNEMAQLNFLPNSPTIMNAGRPAPHGQLAACFVIGIEDTMDGICEALRKQMLIHKSGGGTGFNFSKLRYEGARVNSTNGRASGPISFMSLFDKATDTVQQGGMRRGANMGILNIDHHDIRKFIHCKDADGVITNFNISVGMSDEFMQKATANPDGEEAALLAEIAESAWRTGDPGILFMDAINRDNPTPNLGPLECTNPCGESPLYANEACNLGSINLAKMVKNGAFDYAALRRVTAVATRFLDSVIDVNQYPLPEISESVRKTRKIGLGIMGWADTLFQLRIAYDSDEARNLADKIMGTIHEEAIRVSEALGAEKGIPADLRHLNRRNATLTCIAPTGTIALLADASSGIEPLFALEHTRLRTLTDGTKVSMKQKNRYYEEAINEGLSEDELKKVFVTSHDVAPSGHIKMQGIFQKHVDLAVSKTINLVNGATVQDVLDSYVLAWKEGCKGITVYRDGSKSFQVLYTDAKKAEADRQRTSAEKVPVPAGKPSLKLKLKKA; from the coding sequence ATGCTTTACAAGCCCTCATTCTCAAAATCGGCGCAGGACATTCTCAAGGACAGGTACTATTGGAAAGATTCTGACGGCAATCCTGCCGAAACAGCTGAACAGATGCTGCTGCGCATCGCCAATCATGTTGCGGGCGCGGAAAAAACTGAGACGCTGCGTACAAAATGGGCCGATGAATATTATAACGAGATGGCACAGCTGAACTTCCTTCCGAACAGTCCTACCATTATGAATGCAGGACGCCCTGCCCCTCACGGTCAGCTTGCCGCCTGCTTCGTAATAGGCATTGAAGACACGATGGACGGCATCTGCGAGGCTCTCCGCAAACAGATGCTGATTCACAAATCAGGCGGCGGCACAGGCTTTAATTTCTCGAAACTCCGCTATGAGGGCGCAAGAGTTAACAGCACCAACGGACGCGCCTCGGGGCCCATTTCGTTCATGAGCCTTTTTGACAAAGCCACTGACACGGTTCAGCAGGGCGGAATGCGCCGCGGGGCAAACATGGGCATTCTTAACATAGACCATCATGACATCCGCAAATTTATACACTGCAAAGACGCGGACGGAGTTATCACAAATTTCAACATTTCCGTCGGCATGTCAGACGAGTTCATGCAGAAAGCGACAGCCAATCCTGACGGTGAAGAAGCCGCGCTGCTTGCGGAAATAGCCGAATCGGCATGGCGCACGGGAGACCCCGGGATTCTCTTTATGGATGCTATTAACCGCGACAATCCCACGCCTAATCTTGGTCCTCTTGAATGCACAAACCCGTGCGGAGAATCGCCGCTTTATGCAAACGAAGCCTGCAATCTCGGTTCAATCAACCTTGCCAAAATGGTTAAAAACGGCGCCTTTGATTATGCGGCGCTGCGCCGCGTAACGGCTGTCGCGACACGCTTCCTTGACAGCGTTATCGACGTCAACCAGTATCCGCTTCCTGAGATTTCAGAATCAGTACGCAAAACGCGCAAAATCGGTTTGGGCATTATGGGCTGGGCAGATACGCTCTTCCAGCTCCGCATTGCTTACGACAGCGACGAAGCGCGCAATCTTGCCGATAAGATCATGGGCACGATTCATGAAGAAGCGATACGCGTATCAGAAGCGCTCGGCGCTGAAAAAGGCATTCCTGCCGACCTCAGGCATCTCAACAGAAGAAATGCAACTCTTACCTGCATAGCGCCTACGGGAACAATAGCCCTGCTTGCGGACGCTTCATCAGGCATAGAACCGCTCTTCGCGCTCGAGCATACAAGACTCCGTACACTTACCGACGGCACAAAGGTTTCAATGAAACAGAAAAACCGCTACTATGAAGAAGCTATAAACGAAGGCCTCTCGGAAGATGAACTCAAAAAGGTTTTCGTCACGTCTCACGACGTAGCTCCTTCGGGGCACATCAAAATGCAGGGAATATTCCAGAAGCATGTTGACCTTGCGGTTTCAAAAACGATAAATCTCGTCAACGGCGCCACGGTACAGGACGTTCTTGACAGCTACGTGCTTGCGTGGAAAGAAGGCTGCAAAGGCATAACCGTTTACCGTGACGGTTCAAAGAGCTTCCAGGTTCTCTACACTGACGCCAAAAAGGCTGAAGCCGACCGTCAGAGAACAAGCGCCGAAAAAGTCCCTGTTCCCGCAGGCAAGCCGTCTCTCAAACTGAAACTTAAAAAAGCGTAG
- the trkA gene encoding Trk system potassium transporter TrkA translates to MRIVLVGAGEVGYSVAKNLSEDGHDIVVVEEDKDKAARVDADLNVQAIRGNGASPSVLAQAGITDNSDKAQMLIACTNKDEVNLMACLIAKQMGVKHVIARTKGLEFTDTDNWARSLGIDLMISTERSVAKEIETLLEIRGASRATELAEGKAGVYLFKVNEGSKACDITLAELRQQNSELNTIIICIKRGKESFVPRAFDKLQQGDLCYTVCYRNQVGKIEDIFNIEHKKALKTVIINGGSNLGRQIAKRIHTRWPKLEIKIFDPDKEKCDKIAAEVPYALTINSDGSDAATLESEGIGNGAAVISVTERDESNLMLSVLGKTLGALKAISVVQKTNYLDMIDHLPLDAIVNRNQALADGIIRSVRFPDSSRMLMVFDEIDAEAVEVDIEEGSPAAGKTLQQLSMPSGSVIGLIERGSELLIPAGSSEIKAGDKVYLFASSEIMPEAIQHLGVNP, encoded by the coding sequence ATGCGTATAGTGCTTGTCGGAGCCGGAGAGGTAGGCTACAGCGTAGCAAAAAACCTTTCAGAGGACGGACACGACATTGTAGTTGTAGAAGAAGACAAGGACAAGGCAGCGCGTGTCGATGCTGACCTTAACGTTCAGGCGATAAGGGGAAACGGGGCAAGCCCCTCTGTTTTGGCGCAGGCAGGAATTACTGACAACAGCGACAAAGCCCAGATGCTGATTGCCTGTACAAACAAAGACGAAGTCAACCTTATGGCGTGTCTGATTGCAAAACAAATGGGCGTAAAGCATGTTATCGCGCGTACAAAGGGGCTTGAATTCACGGACACGGACAACTGGGCAAGAAGCCTCGGCATTGATCTGATGATTTCAACAGAACGCTCCGTTGCAAAAGAAATTGAGACTCTGCTTGAAATCCGCGGGGCAAGCAGAGCAACAGAACTGGCTGAAGGCAAAGCAGGCGTTTATCTTTTCAAGGTGAACGAAGGCTCCAAAGCATGCGATATAACGCTTGCAGAGCTCAGACAGCAGAATTCAGAGCTTAATACCATTATCATTTGCATCAAACGCGGCAAAGAGAGTTTTGTACCGCGCGCTTTTGACAAACTTCAGCAGGGTGATCTCTGCTACACGGTCTGCTACAGAAATCAGGTCGGCAAAATTGAAGATATTTTCAATATTGAACACAAAAAAGCGCTGAAAACCGTAATTATCAACGGCGGAAGCAATCTCGGCCGCCAGATTGCAAAGCGTATACATACGCGCTGGCCGAAGCTGGAAATTAAAATTTTCGACCCTGACAAGGAAAAGTGCGATAAAATCGCGGCAGAGGTACCATATGCCCTGACTATAAACTCTGACGGCTCGGATGCAGCCACCTTGGAATCAGAAGGCATAGGAAACGGGGCGGCAGTCATTTCGGTAACAGAACGAGACGAATCCAACCTGATGCTTTCGGTTCTCGGAAAAACTCTTGGGGCGCTGAAAGCAATTTCAGTTGTGCAGAAAACCAACTATCTTGACATGATAGACCATCTCCCGCTTGACGCAATCGTAAACAGGAATCAGGCGCTTGCAGACGGGATTATCCGCAGTGTCCGTTTCCCTGACTCTTCAAGAATGCTTATGGTGTTTGACGAGATCGATGCGGAAGCCGTTGAAGTTGACATTGAAGAAGGCTCCCCTGCGGCAGGCAAAACGCTGCAGCAGCTCAGCATGCCTTCCGGCTCCGTAATAGGGCTTATCGAGCGCGGAAGCGAGCTGCTTATTCCAGCGGGAAGCAGCGAAATTAAAGCTGGTGACAAGGTGTACCTGTTTGCTTCGTCGGAAATTATGCCTGAAGCGATTCAGCATCTCGGGGTCAATCCGTAA
- a CDS encoding 50S ribosomal protein L1 has protein sequence MSKVGKRFAAAKGKVDSTKEYTISEALAAAKEIATAKFDETLEIHVRLGVDPRHADQQVRSTVALPFGTGHTKRVAVIALGDKQKEAQEAGADLVGGEDLIAEIGQGKIDFDALIATPDIMKFAGKLGKVLGPRGLMPSAKAGTVTFDVAQTVKEIKAGRVEFRVDKTAIIHNAIGKMSFPVENLDANVKAFLRAIIKARPASVKGTYIKGISIATTMGPGIALDVAQTTKDCSVE, from the coding sequence ATGTCAAAAGTTGGAAAACGTTTTGCAGCAGCAAAAGGAAAAGTAGACAGTACGAAAGAATATACGATTTCAGAGGCACTCGCAGCAGCGAAAGAGATCGCAACGGCAAAGTTTGACGAAACTCTTGAAATACATGTTCGTCTCGGCGTTGACCCCCGTCATGCAGACCAGCAGGTGCGCAGCACCGTCGCCCTTCCGTTTGGTACAGGCCATACAAAAAGAGTTGCAGTCATAGCACTCGGCGACAAACAGAAGGAAGCACAGGAAGCTGGCGCGGACCTCGTCGGCGGCGAAGATTTGATCGCTGAAATCGGTCAGGGCAAAATTGATTTTGATGCTCTCATAGCCACACCGGATATTATGAAATTTGCCGGCAAGCTTGGTAAGGTTCTTGGCCCCCGCGGGCTTATGCCTTCAGCAAAAGCCGGTACGGTAACGTTCGATGTCGCTCAGACTGTAAAGGAAATCAAGGCAGGCCGTGTCGAATTCCGTGTTGATAAAACAGCCATCATTCATAACGCGATAGGCAAAATGTCTTTCCCTGTTGAAAATCTTGACGCAAACGTTAAGGCGTTCCTTCGCGCAATTATTAAGGCGCGTCCTGCATCAGTCAAGGGTACCTATATCAAGGGTATTTCAATCGCAACGACTATGGGCCCCGGAATTGCTCTTGACGTTGCTCAGACAACGAAAGACTGCTCAGTAGAATAA
- the rpmG gene encoding 50S ribosomal protein L33 — MADIVGLQCTECKDRNYVTLVNKKKATKKLEKNKFCPKCGKHTLHKECK; from the coding sequence ATGGCTGATATAGTAGGACTTCAGTGCACAGAATGCAAAGACCGCAATTACGTGACGCTTGTCAATAAGAAAAAAGCAACAAAGAAACTTGAAAAGAACAAATTCTGCCCGAAATGCGGCAAACACACCTTGCACAAAGAATGCAAATAG
- a CDS encoding transcriptional regulator produces the protein MPEIKMNPKLKPYIPIVRGIALALGRDYEVNLHDLSIPEHSIVAIENGHVTGRKLGSPMTDFGLYMMKADEYRHKDGVFDYLAQNSSGNKMKCSCIFIRDEQEKMIGFLCINYDISRAEAAREFIDNFLHTDDNVRQYDTDRTAIVTEGFANDLSEVMQNSLSEVRKKIAKPFEYLAREEKELVVKELNDRGYFLLKGAVELLAGEMKVTKYTVYSYLRKVQDEEKGL, from the coding sequence ATGCCGGAAATTAAAATGAATCCGAAATTAAAGCCTTATATTCCGATAGTCCGGGGCATAGCGCTTGCCTTGGGCAGGGATTACGAGGTTAATCTGCACGACCTTTCCATTCCTGAACATTCGATTGTTGCCATAGAGAACGGGCACGTTACCGGAAGAAAGCTTGGCAGTCCCATGACTGATTTCGGCCTTTACATGATGAAAGCTGACGAGTACAGACATAAGGACGGAGTATTTGATTATCTTGCCCAAAACAGCAGCGGAAACAAAATGAAATGCAGCTGCATATTTATCCGTGACGAGCAGGAAAAAATGATAGGCTTTCTCTGTATAAATTACGATATCAGCAGAGCTGAAGCGGCGCGCGAATTTATAGATAATTTCCTGCATACCGACGATAACGTCAGACAGTATGATACAGACCGCACTGCAATTGTCACGGAAGGTTTTGCGAATGATCTTTCGGAGGTTATGCAGAACAGTCTTTCAGAAGTTCGCAAAAAAATTGCCAAGCCTTTTGAATATCTTGCAAGAGAAGAAAAAGAACTTGTGGTCAAAGAGCTGAACGACAGAGGATATTTTCTGCTTAAAGGAGCCGTCGAACTTCTTGCCGGGGAGATGAAAGTAACCAAATATACCGTCTATTCTTATCTCAGAAAAGTTCAGGACGAGGAAAAGGGTTTATAA
- a CDS encoding DUF523 domain-containing protein, with product MTAEELLKESCCAAVSACLLGENCKYDGENNFNSKISSLLADKKYVAVCPEVLGGLPIPRKPCEIKDGKVIDSDGRDVTDFFEAGALKALKIIQESGADTALLQPRSPSCGSVQIYDGSFSKRLIDGQGIFAKLLSENGIKIIDAGRLLKDD from the coding sequence ATGACAGCGGAGGAACTTTTAAAAGAAAGTTGCTGCGCTGCTGTATCGGCATGTCTGCTCGGCGAAAACTGCAAATATGACGGAGAAAACAATTTTAACAGCAAGATTTCAAGTCTGCTTGCGGACAAAAAATACGTTGCTGTCTGTCCTGAGGTGTTGGGAGGGCTTCCAATCCCCAGAAAACCGTGTGAGATTAAGGACGGAAAAGTAATTGACAGTGACGGTAGAGACGTAACTGATTTTTTTGAGGCAGGCGCGTTAAAGGCGTTAAAAATAATACAGGAAAGCGGTGCTGATACAGCGCTGCTTCAGCCGAGAAGCCCGTCCTGCGGTTCTGTTCAGATTTATGACGGCAGTTTCAGCAAACGGCTGATTGACGGGCAGGGTATTTTTGCGAAACTGCTTTCAGAAAACGGGATAAAAATTATTGACGCCGGAAGGCTGCTGAAGGACGATTAA